The proteins below come from a single Bactrocera dorsalis isolate Fly_Bdor chromosome 5, ASM2337382v1, whole genome shotgun sequence genomic window:
- the LOC105227867 gene encoding cationic amino acid transporter 2 isoform X2 codes for MAAQTTYWKVLTRRKVLPNEGAESDTKLNRVLGLFDLTALGVGSTLGAGVYVLAGQIARDQAGPSVMLSFAIAALASLLAGICYAEFGARVPKAGSAYVYSYVCIGEFAAFVIGWNLMLEYIIGTASVCRGISLYLDTLINDTLKHTFAEIAPINVSFLGSYFDFFACGLVIVFGVALAFGVETSALANNFCTSLNIFILSFVIIFGAIKANFANWSIDPQAINATTTATGNIGAGGFFPFGFAGTLKGAATCFFGFVGFDCIATTGEEVRNPRRNIPRSILLSLLIIFLCYFGVSTVLTLMVPYYEQDPNAPLPFAFKQVGWTFAMWIVAIGGLIGLLASLFGALFPLPRVMYSMADDGLLFRFLGKISPRFRVPVNGSICAAIFTALMAGLFDLQQLVSLLSIGTLLAYSVVAISITILRYMESADSADCESGNQPLTENSMLTSSGTKVTAKAVLLQLFNIKHLSTPNSLSTRIVGTLITVFCLLSLFIGLIFKEAYDALLENQLWVLVLLPILVLLAILTLVMICVQPREPVIKTFRVPIVPLLPAISVFINIYLMLQLDVMTWIRFGIWMLIGLSIYFFYGLPNSLRQLKRQRNGWQKLKYSNSF; via the exons ATGGCAGCGCAAACAACTTACTGGAAAGTGTTGACGCGCCGAAAAGTTTTGCCCAATGAGGGCGCGGAGTCTGACACGAAGCTGAATCGTGTGCTCGGCTTATTCGATCTGACCGCGCTAGGCGTTGGTTCCACCTTGGGCGCAGGCGTTTATGTGTTAGCTGGGCAAATAGCACGCGATCAGGCGGGACCCTCTGTGATGCTGTCGTTCGCAATTGCCGCACTGGCATCCTTACTAGCAG GCATTTGTTATGCGGAGTTTGGCGCGCGTGTGCCTAAAGCCGGTTCGGCTTATGTCTACAGCTATGTTTGCATTGGCGAGTTTGCGGCCTTTGTCATCGGCTGGAATCTGATGTTGGAGTATATTATTGGCACGGCGAGTGTTTGTCGTGGCATCAGTCTCTATTTGGATACGCTAATCAACGATACGCTCAAGCACACCTTCGCGGAGATAGCGCCAATTAACGTTAGTTTCCTCGGTAGCTACTTCGATTTCTTTGCATGCGGTCTAGTCATTGTTTTTGGTG TTGCATTGGCCTTTGGCGTGGAGACTTCAGCGTTGGCTAATAATTTCTGCACGAGCCTCAATATTTTCATACTTTCATTTGTGATAATTTTTGGCGCTATCAAAG CAAATTTTGCCAACTGGTCTATCGATCCGCAAGCCATCAACGCCACCACCACCGCAACTGGCAACATCGGCGCCGGCGGTTTCTTTCCATTTGGCTTCGCAGGCACACTTAAAGGTGCCGCCACTTGTTTTTTCGGCTTTGTGGGCTTCGACTGCATCGCCACTACCGGCGAGGAGGTGCGCAATCCGCGCCGCAACATACCACGTTCCATCCTACTCTCGCTCTTGATCATATTCCTTTGCTATTTCGGCGTCTCAACAGTGCTCACACTGATGGTGCCCTATTACGAGCAAGACCCGAATGCGCCGCTGCCATTTGCTTTCAAACAAGTCGGCTGGACGTTCGCCATGTGGATCGTGGCGATCGGTGGACTGATCGGTTTGTTAGCCAGTTTATTTGGCGCCTTGTTTCCATTGCCGCGCGTCATGTACTCGATGGCAGATGATGGTTTGCTTTTTCGGTTTTTGGGCAAGATCAGTCCGCGCTTTCGCGTGCCGGTTAATGGTTCGATCTGCGCCGCCATATTCACAG CGCTCATGGCGGGTTTGTTCGATCTGCAGCAGCTGGTTAGTCTCCTGTCAATCGGCACATTGCTGGCCTACAGCGTGGTGGCCATTTCAATTACCATACTCAG GTACATGGAGTCGGCTGATTCTGCGGATTGTGAGAGCGGTAATCAACCGTTAACCGAAAACTCCATGCTCACATCATCGGGTACCAAAGTCACCGCTAAAGCTGTATTACTACAATTGTTCAACATCAAGCATCTGAGCACACCAAACTCGCTTTCGACGCGTATCGTTGGCACCTTAATAACAGTATTTT GTCTGCTCTCACTATTCATCGGTCTGATATTCAAAGAAGCTTACGATGCGCTGCTTGAAAACCAACTGTGGGTGCTTGTTCTATTGCCCATCTTAGTGTTATTGGCTATACTAACGCTGGTCATGATTTGCGTGCAACCGCGCGAGCCGGTCATAAAGACATTCCGTGTTCCCATAGTACCGCTTCTACCCGCCATTAGCGTTTTTATTAACATCTACCTCATGTTGCAGCTGGATGTGATGACTTGGATCCGTTTCGGCATTTGGATGTTGATAG GCTTGTCAATATACTTTTTCTATGGACTACCAAATAGTTTAAGACAGTTAAAGAGGCAGCGTAACGGTTGGCAAAAATTGAAATACAGTAACTCGTTCTAA
- the LOC105227867 gene encoding cationic amino acid transporter 3 isoform X1: MAAQTTYWKVLTRRKVLPNEGAESDTKLNRVLGLFDLTALGVGSTLGAGVYVLAGQIARDQAGPSVMLSFAIAALASLLAGICYAEFGARVPKAGSAYVYSYVCIGEFAAFVIGWNLMLEYIIGTASVCRGISLYLDTLINDTLKHTFAEIAPINVSFLGSYFDFFACGLVIVFGVALAFGVETSALANNFCTSLNIFILSFVIIFGAIKANFANWSIDPQAINATTTATGNIGAGGFFPFGFAGTLKGAATCFFGFVGFDCIATTGEEVRNPRRNIPRSILLSLLIIFLCYFGVSTVLTLMVPYYEQDPNAPLPFAFKQVGWTFAMWIVAIGGLIGLLASLFGALFPLPRVMYSMADDGLLFRFLGKISPRFRVPVNGSICAAIFTALMAGLFDLQQLVSLLSIGTLLAYSVVAISITILRYMESADSADCESGNQPLTENSMLTSSGTKVTAKAVLLQLFNIKHLSTPNSLSTRIVGTLITVFCLLSLFIGLIFKEAYDALLENQLWVLVLLPILVLLAILTLVMICVQPREPVIKTFRVPIVPLLPAISVFINIYLMLQLDVMTWIRFGIWMLIGIPIFIACWCMYDLGDITKRNPERVAFERALKESARSAKPSANGHLNKHMKTNGVLKKSKSANGVTNNTSLSSQNEHTVKSLDEIMNMNEVSDDLIEMRHNGKVFYIEDNRSHSSKNSLDKSDGEKDGTREDEKSVIAMLDDVLQAADTGTTITSNMPDYRKFSVDSEMLPSVIEMNTIATVHTSSNSSDDLEAVPEVESGKGSSCSSLSSGTERFTATQAAAKQLVDDILNSAELTEALTRQKSLNEAVNRQFASGGIDSDETNLQNTKISTDNAVRKPSHTQEKDSAVSKPDPTEANESLARKNSESSLLSIDDPIHSENFKNKLSKILMLPPVQVTPHKTPQKEQTPADKPATANSSPRPQLKHSKSETDLRQLVLQAIVNTGLAESNDETAPSASNGNGIPKPPKFDPILYKTINNLRSNKERPSLQRLIESNETPQAPTKPAESTEEPALPFKQKLEAVLKRGPSHRLQQRPEAVPIRRPKSVEPITMQEVAEEQTMLRPKSNGTADGSIARSENNLATKISADDAANVITNARSLLKHVPNGTVELYG; encoded by the exons ATGGCAGCGCAAACAACTTACTGGAAAGTGTTGACGCGCCGAAAAGTTTTGCCCAATGAGGGCGCGGAGTCTGACACGAAGCTGAATCGTGTGCTCGGCTTATTCGATCTGACCGCGCTAGGCGTTGGTTCCACCTTGGGCGCAGGCGTTTATGTGTTAGCTGGGCAAATAGCACGCGATCAGGCGGGACCCTCTGTGATGCTGTCGTTCGCAATTGCCGCACTGGCATCCTTACTAGCAG GCATTTGTTATGCGGAGTTTGGCGCGCGTGTGCCTAAAGCCGGTTCGGCTTATGTCTACAGCTATGTTTGCATTGGCGAGTTTGCGGCCTTTGTCATCGGCTGGAATCTGATGTTGGAGTATATTATTGGCACGGCGAGTGTTTGTCGTGGCATCAGTCTCTATTTGGATACGCTAATCAACGATACGCTCAAGCACACCTTCGCGGAGATAGCGCCAATTAACGTTAGTTTCCTCGGTAGCTACTTCGATTTCTTTGCATGCGGTCTAGTCATTGTTTTTGGTG TTGCATTGGCCTTTGGCGTGGAGACTTCAGCGTTGGCTAATAATTTCTGCACGAGCCTCAATATTTTCATACTTTCATTTGTGATAATTTTTGGCGCTATCAAAG CAAATTTTGCCAACTGGTCTATCGATCCGCAAGCCATCAACGCCACCACCACCGCAACTGGCAACATCGGCGCCGGCGGTTTCTTTCCATTTGGCTTCGCAGGCACACTTAAAGGTGCCGCCACTTGTTTTTTCGGCTTTGTGGGCTTCGACTGCATCGCCACTACCGGCGAGGAGGTGCGCAATCCGCGCCGCAACATACCACGTTCCATCCTACTCTCGCTCTTGATCATATTCCTTTGCTATTTCGGCGTCTCAACAGTGCTCACACTGATGGTGCCCTATTACGAGCAAGACCCGAATGCGCCGCTGCCATTTGCTTTCAAACAAGTCGGCTGGACGTTCGCCATGTGGATCGTGGCGATCGGTGGACTGATCGGTTTGTTAGCCAGTTTATTTGGCGCCTTGTTTCCATTGCCGCGCGTCATGTACTCGATGGCAGATGATGGTTTGCTTTTTCGGTTTTTGGGCAAGATCAGTCCGCGCTTTCGCGTGCCGGTTAATGGTTCGATCTGCGCCGCCATATTCACAG CGCTCATGGCGGGTTTGTTCGATCTGCAGCAGCTGGTTAGTCTCCTGTCAATCGGCACATTGCTGGCCTACAGCGTGGTGGCCATTTCAATTACCATACTCAG GTACATGGAGTCGGCTGATTCTGCGGATTGTGAGAGCGGTAATCAACCGTTAACCGAAAACTCCATGCTCACATCATCGGGTACCAAAGTCACCGCTAAAGCTGTATTACTACAATTGTTCAACATCAAGCATCTGAGCACACCAAACTCGCTTTCGACGCGTATCGTTGGCACCTTAATAACAGTATTTT GTCTGCTCTCACTATTCATCGGTCTGATATTCAAAGAAGCTTACGATGCGCTGCTTGAAAACCAACTGTGGGTGCTTGTTCTATTGCCCATCTTAGTGTTATTGGCTATACTAACGCTGGTCATGATTTGCGTGCAACCGCGCGAGCCGGTCATAAAGACATTCCGTGTTCCCATAGTACCGCTTCTACCCGCCATTAGCGTTTTTATTAACATCTACCTCATGTTGCAGCTGGATGTGATGACTTGGATCCGTTTCGGCATTTGGATGTTGATAG GCATACCAATATTCATTGCTTGTTGGTGTATGTATGACCTTGGTGATATCACCAAACGGAATCCCGAGCGTGTGGCCTTTGAGCGTGCCTTGAAAGAGAGCGCGCGCAGCGCAAAACCGTCAGCCAATGGGCATTTAAACAAGCATATGAAAACAAATGGTGTGCTAAAGAAGTCGAAGAGCGCTAATGGCGTGACAAACAACACCTCGTTAAGCTCGCAAAATGAGCACACGGTGAAGAGTCTAGACGAAATTATGAATATGAATGAAGTCAGCGACGACTTGATCGAGATGCGACATAATGGCAAAGTTTTCTACATTGAAGACAATCGCAGTCACTCGTCGAAAAATTCACTGGATAAATCGGATGGCGAGAAAGATGGCACGCGTGAGGATGAAAAGTCTGTGATAGCCATGCTGGACGACGTGTTGCAAGCGGCGGATACCGGCACTACAATAACATCCAATATGCCGGATTATCGAAAATTTAGCGTGGACTCCGAAATGCTGCCGAGCGTAATCGAAATGAATACTATAGCGACGGTGCACACCAGCAGCAACTCATCGGACGATTTGGAAGCGGTGCCCGAGGTGGAAAGTGGCAAGGGTTCCAGCTGTAGCAGCCTTAGCAGCGGTACTGAGCGTTTCACCGCGACACAAGCAGCTGCAAAGCAATTAGTTGATGATATACTCAACAGCGCTGAGCTTACGGAAGCTTTGACACGCCAAAAATCGCTAAACGAAGCGGTGAATCGGCAGTTTGCGAGCGGTGGTATAGACAGTGATGAAACAAATCtccaaaatactaaaatttcaactgACAACGCTGTGCGTAAGCCAAGCCACACGCAAGAAAAAGATAGCGCTGTGAGTAAGCCAGACCCGACGGAAGCGAATGAGTCACTCGCACGCAAGAACTCCGAATCCTCGTTACTCTCCATCGATGATCCCATACACtcggaaaactttaaaaataagctAAGTAAAATTCTAATGCTCCCACCGGTACAAGTAACGCCGCACAAAACTCCGCAAAAGGAGCAAACACCGGCAGACAAACCGGCAACGGCAAACTCCTCACCGCGTCCCCAACTCAAACATTCCAAAAGTGAAACGGATCTACGCCAACTCGTCTTGCAAGCAATTGTAAATACAGGATTAGCCGAATCAAACGACGAAACCGCACCGTCCGCTTCCAATGGTAACGGTATACCGAAACCACCGAAATTTGATCCAATACTCTACAAAACAATCAATAACCTGCGTTCCAACAAAGAACGACCCAGTTTACAGCGACTAATAGAAAGCAACGAAACGCCACAGGCGCCTACGAAACCAGCCGAATCAACGGAAGAGCCGGCATTGCCATTTAAACAAAAGCTGGAGGCCGTGTTGAAACGCGGTCCATCGCATCGCCTGCAACAGCGTCCCGAAGCAGTGCCGATACGTCGACCCAAGTCCGTCGAGCCAATAACAATGCAAGAGGTAGCCGAGGAGCAAACAATGCTTAGACCCAAATCAAATGGCACAGCGGATGGCAGCATTGCACGTTCGGAAAACAATCTCGCGACAAAAATTAGCGCCGACGACGCCGCGAATGTGATAACGAACGCACGCAGCTTACTGAAACACGTACCAAACGGCACCGTCGAGCTGTATGGATAG